A DNA window from Vagococcus penaei contains the following coding sequences:
- a CDS encoding YihY/virulence factor BrkB family protein, which produces MSSEGNKVTFKQAAKEFTTTFKQAEMTIYSIVITYYLLLAFFPLLIAVGNILPYLHISQENILPYIKELLPADIYLILKDTILNLLAKSNGGLLSVSAIGTFWAVSKGINGIQISLNKAYGIPKQKMQFLRRIFSFLMVFFLLFVISLLLIFMGFGQTILEYALPRFGLPQDILATFIKLRWPVTSVILLVILFMLYYWVPNAKVHLRTIIPGAIFTTMSWMIVTQFFSLYINYFFRRINSYGILGGFIIFILWLNLAAKLIILGGVINVTVEKLVYGKIQKKKNVIDYYIEDRLSKEEDEHADLKKVLDRHGNKQKKSDKLGR; this is translated from the coding sequence ATGTCTAGTGAAGGGAATAAAGTAACGTTTAAACAAGCAGCGAAAGAATTTACTACGACGTTTAAACAAGCGGAAATGACGATTTACTCAATTGTTATCACCTATTATTTATTATTGGCTTTTTTCCCTTTGCTAATTGCAGTGGGAAATATCTTGCCATATCTGCATATTAGTCAGGAAAATATTTTACCCTATATCAAAGAGCTGTTGCCAGCTGATATTTATTTGATTTTAAAGGATACTATTTTAAATTTATTAGCTAAAAGCAATGGTGGATTATTATCTGTTTCAGCTATCGGGACATTTTGGGCTGTTAGTAAAGGCATTAATGGTATTCAAATTAGTTTAAACAAAGCATACGGCATACCTAAGCAAAAAATGCAATTTTTACGGCGAATTTTTTCATTTTTAATGGTTTTCTTCCTATTATTTGTCATTTCCTTACTATTGATTTTTATGGGTTTTGGTCAAACGATATTGGAGTATGCCTTGCCACGATTCGGATTGCCACAAGATATCTTAGCGACATTTATCAAGTTGCGTTGGCCTGTGACATCTGTGATTTTATTGGTTATCCTATTTATGCTCTACTATTGGGTACCTAATGCCAAAGTTCACTTACGAACGATTATTCCAGGAGCAATCTTTACAACAATGTCGTGGATGATTGTGACGCAATTCTTTAGCTTATACATCAATTATTTTTTTAGACGGATTAATAGTTATGGTATTCTTGGAGGATTCATTATTTTTATTCTGTGGTTGAATTTAGCTGCTAAATTGATTATTTTGGGTGGCGTTATTAATGTCACTGTCGAAAAGTTAGTCTATGGCAAAATCCAGAAAAAGAAAAATGTCATTGACTACTATATAGAAGATCGGTTGAGCAAAGAAGAAGATGAGCACGCTGATTTAAAAAAAGTGCTAGATCGACATGGCAACAAACAAAAAAAGAGCGATAAGCTTGGAAGGTAA
- the map gene encoding type I methionyl aminopeptidase produces MITLKSPREIEMMRESGELLASVHEALRGFIKPGITSWDIEVFVRNMIEEHGGIAAQIGYEGYKYATCCSINDEICHGFPRKEKLKDGDLIKVDMCIDLKGAMSDSCWSYVVGKSTPEIDHLMEVTKKALYLGIEQAQVGNRIGDIGHAIQTYVEGEKLGVVRDFIGHGIGPTIHEAPSVPHYGEPGKGLRLKEGMVITIEPMVNTGTWQMKMDDNGWTARTRDGGLSCQYEHTIAITKDGPQILTEQK; encoded by the coding sequence ATGATTACATTAAAATCACCGCGTGAAATAGAAATGATGAGAGAATCTGGTGAATTACTCGCAAGTGTCCATGAAGCGCTGCGCGGTTTTATTAAACCAGGGATTACGAGTTGGGATATTGAGGTCTTCGTTCGTAACATGATTGAAGAGCATGGTGGGATCGCAGCACAAATTGGTTACGAAGGCTATAAGTATGCGACGTGTTGCAGTATTAATGATGAAATTTGTCACGGTTTCCCACGTAAAGAAAAATTAAAAGACGGCGATTTAATTAAAGTCGATATGTGTATTGATTTAAAAGGTGCAATGAGCGATTCTTGTTGGTCATATGTTGTCGGTAAGTCAACACCAGAAATCGATCACTTAATGGAAGTGACTAAAAAAGCCTTATATCTAGGAATTGAGCAAGCACAAGTCGGCAATCGAATTGGCGATATTGGTCACGCTATCCAAACATACGTTGAAGGTGAAAAACTTGGAGTTGTCCGTGATTTTATCGGTCATGGTATTGGACCAACGATTCATGAAGCGCCATCAGTGCCACATTATGGTGAACCAGGAAAAGGTTTGCGTTTAAAAGAAGGTATGGTTATCACTATCGAACCAATGGTAAATACTGGAACTTGGCAAATGAAAATGGATGATAATGGCTGGACTGCTCGGACTCGAGATGGTGGATTGAGTTGTCAGTATGAACATACTATTGCCATTACTAAAGATGGCCCACAAATTTTAACAGAACAGAAATAA
- a CDS encoding flavodoxin, whose translation MALAKIVYASLTGNTEEIADVVCEALEDLGLDVEMNECTQVDAADFEDADICIVATYTYDDGNLPDEIIDFYEELQELDLTDKLYGVVGSGDSFYDYFCKCVDDFDKVFAATNAKKGAESVKVELAAEENDIVALEAFAKELVSKLG comes from the coding sequence ATGGCACTTGCTAAGATAGTCTATGCCAGTTTAACTGGGAATACTGAAGAAATTGCAGATGTTGTTTGTGAAGCATTAGAAGATTTGGGTCTAGATGTTGAAATGAATGAATGTACTCAAGTTGATGCAGCAGATTTTGAAGATGCTGATATTTGTATCGTGGCAACTTATACTTATGATGACGGTAATCTACCTGATGAAATAATTGATTTTTATGAGGAATTACAAGAACTTGATTTAACTGACAAACTATATGGCGTCGTTGGTTCTGGTGATTCTTTTTATGATTACTTTTGTAAATGCGTAGATGACTTTGATAAAGTCTTTGCGGCAACCAATGCCAAAAAAGGAGCAGAATCAGTTAAAGTGGAATTAGCTGCTGAAGAAAATGATATTGTCGCCTTAGAAGCTTTTGCAAAAGAGTTAGTTAGTAAACTGGGTTAG
- a CDS encoding TetR/AcrR family transcriptional regulator, which translates to MARRKTITREHILDATYQVIATEGFSGFTARNIASKMKSSTQPIYLEFKNMEDLREAFLRDIEKYLTDDVFSKVVTGDALLDICLNFLEFAKREKILYRSLFVENHDGGKDLNKFSHNLYYEKINNDEKYVNLSDEQKESLFIGMFIIVTGLASLISSERIHPTQEEISQIVENCVKFSESNPNMALTM; encoded by the coding sequence ATGGCAAGAAGAAAAACAATTACGCGGGAACATATTTTAGATGCAACGTATCAAGTAATCGCTACTGAAGGATTTTCTGGTTTTACTGCTCGTAATATTGCTAGTAAAATGAAAAGCTCGACGCAACCAATTTACTTAGAATTCAAAAATATGGAAGATTTACGTGAGGCATTTCTAAGAGATATTGAAAAATATTTAACGGATGATGTATTTTCTAAAGTTGTGACGGGGGACGCACTATTAGATATATGTCTGAACTTCTTAGAGTTTGCTAAAAGGGAAAAGATTTTATATCGGTCACTGTTTGTTGAAAATCATGATGGTGGGAAAGATTTAAATAAATTTTCGCATAACTTGTACTATGAAAAAATTAATAATGATGAAAAATACGTTAATTTAAGTGATGAGCAAAAAGAATCATTGTTCATTGGGATGTTTATTATTGTAACAGGTTTAGCGTCACTCATTTCATCTGAAAGAATTCATCCGACACAGGAAGAAATCAGCCAGATAGTAGAAAATTGTGTGAAATTTTCTGAAAGCAATCCAAATATGGCATTAACTATGTAA
- a CDS encoding aminopeptidase, with translation MTINQFDSLLRSYAQVITKVGVNVQKSHTVVVTGQVEQAPLVRLIVEEAYKLGAKQVITQWQDDIVNRQNFLYADEEILTTVPDYKISEMHDWLDKDASRISIVSSNPDAFSGVDSHRLAEFQKASGKAMMPLRQATQANKISWLVVAAAGKDWAAKVFPELDSNDEQVDALWTAIFEATRMFEEDPISAWYAHEKLLQSKAEELNAEQFDALHYTAPGTDLVIGLPEGHIWEGAGSKNARGETFIANMPTEEVFTAPDRLRIDGVVSSTKPLSYSGTTIEGMVFTFKNGKVIEVTAEKGEDVLKKLLDTDEGAKSLGEVALVPDSSPISQSGIVFYNTLFDENASNHLALGSAYAFNLKGGTEMTDDELEEAGLNRSQTHVDFMIGSDKMSIDGIKKDGSRVPIFRNGEWA, from the coding sequence ATGACAATCAATCAATTCGATTCACTTTTAAGAAGTTATGCTCAAGTCATTACCAAAGTCGGTGTTAACGTCCAAAAATCTCACACTGTTGTGGTAACTGGTCAAGTGGAACAAGCACCTCTTGTTCGCTTAATTGTCGAAGAAGCCTATAAATTAGGTGCCAAACAAGTCATCACTCAATGGCAAGATGATATTGTTAACCGTCAAAACTTTTTATATGCCGATGAAGAAATTTTAACAACTGTTCCTGACTATAAAATTAGCGAAATGCATGATTGGTTAGATAAAGATGCTAGCCGGATTAGCATTGTTTCAAGTAACCCGGATGCTTTCTCAGGTGTTGACTCTCACCGTCTAGCTGAATTCCAAAAAGCGTCTGGCAAAGCAATGATGCCACTACGTCAAGCTACTCAAGCTAACAAAATTAGCTGGTTAGTTGTCGCAGCTGCTGGTAAAGATTGGGCAGCGAAAGTTTTCCCTGAATTAGATTCTAATGATGAGCAAGTTGACGCATTATGGACTGCCATCTTTGAAGCAACACGTATGTTTGAAGAAGATCCGATTAGTGCTTGGTATGCACATGAAAAATTACTGCAATCAAAAGCGGAAGAATTAAATGCTGAACAGTTTGATGCTCTACATTACACTGCACCTGGCACTGACTTAGTAATTGGCTTGCCTGAAGGACATATTTGGGAAGGTGCTGGTAGTAAAAATGCTCGCGGTGAAACATTTATCGCTAACATGCCAACAGAAGAAGTTTTCACAGCTCCCGACCGTTTACGTATTGATGGTGTCGTGTCTAGTACGAAACCACTTAGCTATTCTGGTACAACAATTGAAGGTATGGTTTTTACCTTCAAAAACGGTAAGGTCATTGAAGTCACAGCTGAAAAAGGCGAAGACGTCTTGAAAAAATTACTAGATACAGATGAAGGTGCGAAAAGTCTAGGCGAAGTTGCCTTAGTTCCAGATAGCTCACCTATCTCTCAATCAGGTATTGTGTTTTACAATACATTATTTGATGAGAATGCTTCAAATCACTTAGCCCTTGGTTCTGCTTATGCGTTTAATCTTAAAGGTGGAACTGAAATGACTGACGACGAATTGGAAGAAGCTGGTCTAAATCGTAGTCAAACTCATGTTGATTTTATGATTGGCTCAGACAAAATGTCAATTGATGGTATCAAAAAAGATGGCTCACGAGTACCAATTTTTAGAAATGGTGAATGGGCTTAA